The Euphorbia lathyris chromosome 8, ddEupLath1.1, whole genome shotgun sequence genome has a window encoding:
- the LOC136204217 gene encoding trihelix transcription factor ENAP1 has product MDDMEDEARFPPKSHSQNRSRRVPLYSHPVPSNFNPDYLVNGDDDECDDDDEFDEQNHQQFNKNDRYSHDLNEQTDGFDRYAKRQKLKNSVSNYEFVPRTGNSSFYSEGNVSSDWTEHDKFVLLEVWGDKFLQLGRNSLRSEDWVVVAEKVSEALKMNRTEVQCKQMMDLLKRRYRKERTKGGGKWAYFRKMDMLMSREFGTSTEFTLACGVDSGEYVFMDTDVYLERANGNDEMRDSPCDSEEEGEEEVGNGSGGKEGVKGLKVLADSVQKFGKIYEKIESSKREQMLELERMRNEFQRELELQKKQILERAQVEIAKIREVNDDEDEDSDDDDDDNVSE; this is encoded by the coding sequence ATGGATGATATGGAAGATGAAGCTAGGTTTCCACCAAAATCCCATTCTCAGAATCGCTCAAGAAGAGTCCCTTTATACTCTCATCCAGTCCCATCCAACTTCAATCCAGATTACCTCGTGAACGGCGACGACGATGAGTGTGACGACGATGACGAATTTGATGAACAGAACCACCAGCAATTCAACAAAAACGACAGATACTCGCACGATCTCAATGAACAAACCGACGGTTTTGACAGGTACGCAAAGAGGCAAAAACTCAAAAACTCGGTTTCCAATTATGAATTCGTTCCAAGAACTGGGAATTCGTCGTTCTACTCAGAGGGTAATGTGTCTTCAGATTGGACTGAGCATGACAAATTCGTGCTTTTAGAGGTTTGGGGAGATAAATTCTTGCAATTAGGCAGGAACAGCTTGAGATCTGAAGATTGGGTTGTGGTTGCAGAGAAAGTATCAGAGGCATTGAAAATGAACAGAACAGAAGTTCAGTGTAAACAAATGATGGATCTTTTGAAGAGAAGATACAGAAAAGAGAGGACAAAAGGTGGAGGAAAATGGGCATATTTTAGAAAAATGGATATGTTGATGTCTCGAGAATTCGGAACTAGTACTGAGTTCACTTTAGCTTGTGGTGTTGATTCAGGTGAGTATGTGTTTATGGACACTGATGTGTATTTGGAGAGGGCAAATGGGAATGATGAGATGAGAGACAGTCCATGTGATTCAGAGGAGGAAGGGGAAGAAGAAGTTGGGAATGGAAGTGGTGGAAAAGAGGGGGTGAAAGGGTTGAAAGTGTTGGCAGATTCAGTGCAGAAATTTGGGAAGATATATGAGAAGATAGAGAGTAGTAAAAGGGAACAGATGTTGGAACTTGAAAGAATGAGAAATGAGTTTCAGAGAGAGTTGGAGTTGCAGAAGAAGCAAATTCTGGAAAGAGCACAGGTAGAGATTGCTAAAATAAGGGAAGTTAATGATGATGAAGACGAggattctgatgatgatgacgatGATAATGTCAGCGAATAA
- the LOC136204218 gene encoding ARF guanine-nucleotide exchange factor GNL2, which yields MEKIAEEEEEETQKNSSWNEKKRRKEVSLSCMLNTELSAVLAVIRRPHDPVSAASLLSQEDNFDSPVLHSLKSLRALIFNPQQDWRSIDPSVYIIPFLDVIQGDDIPATATNVALSAISKILKLQIFDDKTPGAKETMNLIVNGITSCRLERTDTATEDAVMMRILQALTAIIKHKASILLTDQAVCTIVNACFQVVQHSSNRADLLQRGAKYTMRELIEAIFARLQDIEVRNEEDSDTDNDDIDIGNCIDSGYGVRCVIDIFHFLCSLLNVAEVVETEGGIGAGRTHDGHVQIFGLILISSAVELSGDAIGKHPKLLRMIQDDLFHHLIYYGGSSTPLVLSMICSTVLNIYHSLRRYIRVQLEAFFVYVMLKAAGPGSSSQLQEVALEGIINFCRQPTFIVEMYVNYDCDPICRNVFEEIGNLLCKLSFPGSSPLSYVQIQAFEGLLIVVHNIADNIDREDDPTPSGPYPVLLNEYRPFWEEKTNLDFESWIDHIRLRKAQKKKILISGDHFNRDEKKGLEYLKLSNLVSEPADPKAYAFFYRYTPGLDKKVIGDFLGDPDDFHVQVLREFTGTFNFSGMILDTALRTYLASFRLPGESQKIQRILEAFSEAFYDQQTSDIFATKDALFILCYSLMMLNTDAHNPQVKKKMTEDEFIRNNRAINAGQDLPREYLSEMFQSIATNAITLEYISGPPSAASNAASVRAALEMNPARWIELMNRSRVTQSFIQTDFDRRIGRDMFVCIAGPSLAAICSFFEHADDDEMLHECIGGLISVARIAQYDLEDILDELLATFSKFTTLLNPYASAEETLFAFSHDMKPRMATLAVFTIANNFGDAIRAGWRNIVDCLLKLKRLKLLPQSVTEFDDLFASSSNGQGHRRNESALSPCNDLKLGSRRSTGMINKFSHFFSLETLDESVALGMNEFEQNLKVIKQCRIRSIFNNSCNLTDEALLNFGRSLIFAAGGKGQKFSTPIEEEETVGFGWDMIVALSMINIDRFQNFWPFFHDNLLAVAQFPLFSPVPFAEKGILGLFKICAKLLSSFRPDRFPEEYIFKSINLMWKLDKEILDTCCEFITKSVSNILSEYAANLQTSLGWKTSLQLLSMAGRLPDTYDLGVDSLIQLMSESSNITRVNYAYCIDCAFGFIALKNSPLEKNLKILDLLADSVNLLIQWYREFSDPGSCFSVSSNTSTSSLEDNSRGFGSSNYSMNLFIKLGEAFRKTSLARREEIRNHSITSLQKAFTLAEDLDFSPQNIINCFNLVIFAMVDDLHEKMVEYSRREGAEKEMRSMEGTLKIAMELLTEAYLQFLKPIGTSPGFRTFWLGVLRRMDTCMKADLGVFGETRLQEIIPELLKKLITRMKEEEILVKKETDDDLWDITYIQIQWIAPALKDELFPEEL from the exons ATGGAGAAAatagcagaagaagaagaggaagaaactCAAAAGAACTCATCATGGAACGAGAAAAAGAGGAGAAAAGAAGTCAGTCTTTCCTGCATGTTAAACACAGAACTCAGTGCAGTCCTGGCGGTGATTCGCCGGCCACACGATCCCGTCTCCGCCGCTTCCTTGCTCTCTCAGGAAGACAATTTCGATTCTCCGGTTCTCCATTCCCTGAAATCTCTTCGCGCTCTCATCTTCAATCCTCAGCAGGATTGGCGAAGCATAGATCCTTCAGTTTACATTATTCCATTCCTCGACGTCATACAAGGCGACGACATCCCGGCGACCGCCACAAATGTCGCTCTCTCCGCCATTTCTAAGATCCTCAAGCTCCAGATCTTCGACGATAAAACCCCCGGAGCTAAAGAGACCATGAATTTAATCGTCAACGGAATAACCAGTTGCCGCCTCGAAAGAACCGACACCGCCACCGAAGATGCAGTAATGATGCGAATTCTTCAGGCTTTAACCGCCATTATCAAACACAAAGCTTCAATTCTCCTCACAGATCAAGCCGTTTGCACAATCGTGAATGCCTGTTTTCAAGTGGTTCAACACTCGTCAAACAGAGCAGATCTACTCCAAAGAGGCGCGAAATACACGATGAGAGAATTAATCGAAGCGATTTTCGCGAGATTGCAAGATATAGAGGTGAGAAacgaggaggattcagataccgATAACGATGATATTGATATCGGAAACTGTATAGATTCAGGATATGGAGTTCGGTGTGTGATTGATATTTTTCACTTCTTGTGTTCATTGCTGAATGTTGCGGAAGTTGTGGAGACAGAGGGAGGAATTGGGGCGGGGCGTACACACGACGGGCATGTTCAGATATttggattgattttgataagtTCTGCGGTTGAATTGAGTGGAGACGCCATTGGTAAACATCCGAAGCTTTTGAGGATGATTCAGGATGATCTTTTTCACCATTTGATTTATTATGGAGGTTCTTCAACACCTCTTGTGCTTTCAATGATTTGCAGCACTGTTTTGAACATTTATCACTCTCTTCGAAG GTACATTCGGGTTCAACTAGAAGCTTTTTTTGTGTACGTGATGCTGAAAGCTGCAGGGCCAGGGAGTTCAAGTCAGCTTCAAGAAGTAGCACTTGAAGGAATCATAAATTTCTGCAGACAACCAACTTTCATAGTTGAAATGTATGTAAACTATGATTGTGATCCCATTTGTCGAAACGTTTTCGAGGAAATCGGAAACCTCCTCTGCAAGCTCTCCTTTCCGGGTTCTAGTCCGTTGAGCTACGTTCAAATCCAAGCATTCGAAGGCCTCTTAATTGTAGTCCACAACATTGCAGATAACATTGACAGAGAAGATGATCCAACCCCTTCCGGACCTTATCCTGTACTCCTAAATGAATACAGACCCTTCTGGGAAGAGAAAACGAACCTCGATTTCGAGAGCTGGATTGATCATATAAGGCTCAGGAAAgctcagaaaaagaaaatcttGATCTCTGGTGATCATTTCAATAGAGATGAGAAGAAAGGTTTGGAGTATCTGAAACTTAGTAATTTGGTTTCGGAGCCTGCTGACCCGAAAGCCTATGCGTTCTTTTATCGGTACACGCCAGGGCTCGATAAAAAGGTGATTGGTGATTTTCTAGGTGATCCTGATGACTTTCATGTCCAGGTTCTGAGAGAATTTACAGGAACTTTCAACTTTTCAGGAATGATTCTTGATACTGCTTTACGGACTTATCTCGCGAGCTTCAGATTGCCTGGTGAGTCTCAGAAGATTCAGCGGATACTCGAGGCATTTTCAGAGGCGTTTTATGATCAACAGACATCTGATATCTTTGCTACAAAAGATGCACTTTTCATTCTTTGTTATTCTCTTATGATGCTTAATACTGATGCACATAATCCTCAAGTGAAGAAAAAGATGACAGAAGATGAGTTTATTCGGAACAATAGGGCTATTAACGCGGGGCAGGATTTACCGAGGGAGTATCTGTCGGAGATGTTCCAATCAATTGCTACTAATGCAATCACGCTTGAGTATATCTCCGGTCCGCCATCAGCTGCAAGTAATGCAGCTAGTGTTCGTGCTGCGTTGGAGATGAATCCTGCTCGTTGGATTGAGCTAATGAATCGGTCTAGAGTTACGCAGTCGTTTATCCAAACGGATTTTGATCGTCGGATAGGTAGAGATATGTTTGTTTGCATTGCGGGTCCTTCACTTGCTGCAATATGTTCCTTCTTTGAGCATGCTGACGATGATGAAATGTTGCACGAATGCATCGGGGGGTTGATATCGGTAGCGAGAATAGCTCAGTATGATCTTGAAGATATCCTTGATGAACTCCTTGCAACTTTCTCCAAGTTTACTACATTGTTAAACCCTTACGCCTCCGCGGAAGAAACATTGTTCGCTTTTAGCCACGATATGAAACCGCGGATGGCTACTCTCGCGGTTTTCACTATTGCTAACAACTTCGGGGACGCGATTAGAGCAGGCTGGAGGAACATTGTAGACTGCTTGTTGAAACTCAAAAGGCTTAAGCTTCTACCTCAATCCGTGACCGAATTCGATGACTTGTTCGCCTCGTCATCGAACGGTCAAGGACACAGAAGGAATGAATCAGCCCTATCACCTTGCAATGATCTTAAACTGGGTAGCCGACGGAGCACTGGCATGATTAATAAGTTCTCGCATTTCTTTTCGCTTGAAACATTGGACGAATCAGTGGCGCTCGGGATGAATGAATTTGAGCAGAATCTGAAGGTTATCAAACAATGTAGAATCAGAAGCATCTTCAACAATAGTTGTAACTTAACCGATGAAGCGTTGCTGAATTTCGGGCGTTCTCTCATTTTCGCCGCAGGCGGAAAAGGTCAGAAGTTTAGCACTCCTatagaagaggaagaaacaGTTGGTTTCGGGTGGGATATGATCGTCGCACTTTCGATGATCAACATTGACAGATTTCAGAACTTCTGGCCTTTCTTCCATGATAATCTCCTAGCAGTAGCTCAGTTTCCGCTCTTTTCTCCAGTCCCGTTCGCCGAAAAAGGCATCCTAGGCCTTTTCAAGATCTGTGCCAAGCTACTTTCTTCATTCAGACCTGATAGATTTCCTGAGGAGTACATCTTCAAATCGATTAACTTAATGTGGAAGCTTGACAAAGAAATCCTCGACACCTGCTGCGAGTTCATTACCAAATCCGTGAGCAACATCCTTTCCGAATACGCAGCAAACCTGCAGACTTCTCTCGGCTGGAAAACATCTCTTCAATTGCTTTCCATGGCCGGACGCCTCCCGGATACATATGATCTCGGTGTTGACAGCTTGATCCAATTGATGTCAGAATCAAGTAACATAACACGCGTAAACTACGCCTATTGCATCGACTGTGCATTCGGATTCATCGCGCTCAAGAACAGTCCACTAGAGAAGAACTTAAAGATCCTAGACCTCCTAGCAGACTCAGTGAACTTACTCATCCAATGGTACAGAGAATTTTCCGATCCCGGAAGCTGTTTCAGCGTCTCGAGCAACACGAGTACATCCTCATTGGAAGACAACTCAAGAGGCTTCGGTTCTTCAAACTACTCCATGAACTTATTCATCAAACTAGGCGAAGCATTTCGGAAAACCAGCTTGGCACGACGAGAGGAAATCAGAAACCACTCAATAACCTCGCTTCAGAAAGCTTTTACGCTCGCTGAAGACCTCGATTTCTCTCCTCAGAACATCATAAACTGTTTCAACTTGGTGATATTCGCAATGGTGGATGACTTGCACGAAAAGATGGTCGAGTATTCGAGGCGAGAGGGGGCAGAAAAGGAGATGAGAAGCATGGAAGGAACATTGAAGATAGCAATGGAGCTACTAACAGAAGCGTATCTGCAGTTCTTGAAGCCTATAGGGACAAGTCCGGGGTTCAGGACGTTCTGGCTTGGCGTATTGCGGAGAATGGATACGTGTATGAAGGCGGATTTGGGGGTTTTCGGGGAGACGAGATTACAAGAAATTATACCGGAGTTGCTGAAAAAGTTGATTACAAGAATGAAAGAAGAGGAGATATTGGTGAAGAAGGAAACTGATGATGATTTATGGGATATTACATATATTCAGATTCAATGGATAGCTCCTGCACTTAAGGATGAGTTATTTCCTGAAGAACTATAG